The genomic region TTTGACGTTGGTAAGATCCAAGATGATCGCGCTTTTGATTTCCGCTTCGAGTCTTTTGATCGCGGCTTGAAGCTGAACTTGTTTTTCCATCGCGGCCTTGTATTCCGCGTTCTCCCGCAAGTCCCCTCTTTCCTGGGCCTCTCCGATATCCTTGGAGTTCTCCGGCATTTCCACGTTGAGTAAATGTTCGAATTCTTCCTTTTTACGGTTGAGGGCGCGTCTTGTGACGAGAATCGCACCTTCCGGAATACGGTTGAGAATATCGTCGTCCTCTTCATCCTCGTCTTCGTCTTCCTCCCAAGCGATGTCGGGTTTCAACTCGACGATCAATGCATACAAACGTTCCTTTTCAAGATCCGTAAAGTATGGAACTTCCTTATAAAGAGCGTATAACTTGCGGATGTATTCGGAATCTCCGGCGTTGATCGCTTCGCGTAAAACCTCGTCGTCGTTTCCGTGGAGAATTTCCTTGGACGCATTTTTGAGCTTGGTTCCTTTGTCTTCGATCTTAGCGAGAGGTTTGAACAAACGAAACACTTTCAGAATGAGCTCGAGACGTTCTTCCGGTTTGGAGGATACGAGCCATTCTCCTTCCCAAGTTTTGGTAAGAATGGATTTCGCAACCCAGATGAAAACTTCGGGAGCTTCTTTAGCCCTCGCGCCCGCGGATTTGATAAACGAATTGAGAAGATCGAACTTCCCTTCCTCTTCCAAAATGGAGAATACGTATTTGTTCACTTTGATCGGAACTTCGAAAAGAATTCCGGTCAAAACTTCTTCCGGGTTATGCGCGTGTTTGCGGACCAGATTCACGTAACCTTTTTTGATTTCCACGTTTCCGATCTTCGTAGAAATTTCGGATAACGTGCTTACCGGTAAGGACTTGATCAGATCGGCGATTTTTTGTTCGGTCAAATGTCTCGGAATTTCTTCGTCTCCGAGTTCTTCCGACGCGGCTTGCAAATACAAGAAAGCCACCAGCTTACGAACCGGATCCGCCGCTTCCTCTTCTTCGTAATAAAAATGATTGAATGCTTCGATCGCACCTTCCGCGTCTTCGCGGTTGTCCAAGGCTTCCATTGCGATATCGAGCTTTTTGTTCGCGTCCGTCTGGTGCGTGAACTTCTCGGATAATTCTTCCGACAAGGAGATCGCTTTTTCGCGGTAAACGAGTTCGTCTTTTTTCTTCGGATCAAAACCGATGTTCGGTTCTTTTTTGATAACGTTCTTCGCCTTATTCCACCACTTGGACCATTCCGCCAAAGGAAGGAATTTTCCGGAAACTTCGGATTTGATATCGGCGGTCAACATTCTGTTGTCGAAAGAAGTCAGCAATTCCTTGAAGAAGTCGGGAATGTTGTTCTTGAAAAGATCCACGATCTCTTCCTTGTTTTCGTAGAACTTCACCCAGATATGATCTTTTTTCAAAGGTTTTAAGCTGGTGATCGCCATTTGGATCGAAAGTTTATGATCTTTCTTATCCTTAAAGTCTA from Leptospira kmetyi serovar Malaysia str. Bejo-Iso9 harbors:
- the greA gene encoding transcription elongation factor GreA; the protein is MSNEISATTESRPASDLDKLTSLFNEEIYVRTDANSIPASKFKIFDDLIEFYKSAGKIDEAKQKIEEYLGEHEDSISARYLLGILSLERGEISDSGLLKNLLESFKVAGKWAIIEHITDQILKYGDQRLALKYKAEALEKLKKNKELKVVLEKLAKHDRKNPEILKKYALSILEENKERAITYLKQAIETFAKTKDYVQLEEIWPIIVSNNHEDLQFFERIERIMLGHRERTRLVGYLYPIVEPYKQLEDWDKVIYLLKKILEHEASSNKARNELIRAYKAKYANHSLLEDFLKMSEIGNNRKPIKVCIANFERNIVFDTNNYVLHRNWGVGKITSISPNGDSIFVDFKDKKDHKLSIQMAITSLKPLKKDHIWVKFYENKEEIVDLFKNNIPDFFKELLTSFDNRMLTADIKSEVSGKFLPLAEWSKWWNKAKNVIKKEPNIGFDPKKKDELVYREKAISLSEELSEKFTHQTDANKKLDIAMEALDNREDAEGAIEAFNHFYYEEEEAADPVRKLVAFLYLQAASEELGDEEIPRHLTEQKIADLIKSLPVSTLSEISTKIGNVEIKKGYVNLVRKHAHNPEEVLTGILFEVPIKVNKYVFSILEEEGKFDLLNSFIKSAGARAKEAPEVFIWVAKSILTKTWEGEWLVSSKPEERLELILKVFRLFKPLAKIEDKGTKLKNASKEILHGNDDEVLREAINAGDSEYIRKLYALYKEVPYFTDLEKERLYALIVELKPDIAWEEDEDEDEEDDDILNRIPEGAILVTRRALNRKKEEFEHLLNVEMPENSKDIGEAQERGDLRENAEYKAAMEKQVQLQAAIKRLEAEIKSAIILDLTNVKTDKINIGVTAKLKNESTGEVVAYSILGAWDADTERHIISYQSPLAKSLLGKKTGDSAVLNLTGAETRYTVLEIGRFSLQSQED